A stretch of DNA from Planctomycetaceae bacterium:
GAAGATCAGTCCCAGGATGATCGAGCGAACGCTCATGACATGAAGTTACCACGCATGACGGGTGCGGCGACATGCGTTTTTTGGAATGAGGGAATGGTGGAATGGTGGAATGATGGAATACTGGAATACCCGAATGATGGACCCGCCGCTTGGGGCTTGGCGTCCTTTCATCGCCCGCTACGCCTGCAACCACACCGGACTCGACCACGCCTGCGCGCCGCTGGCGCACGTGACGCGGGCGCAGTAATACACAAAGCGCCCCACGTATTTTGAATCCAACCACAAGCTATCCATCGCATCGTTGTCTCGGGCGGTCAACTTCGCATGCCAGTCGCCGGGGCGCTGCGAAACGATCACGCGGCCGTTGCGGATGACGTCGATAGAGACAATGTCGCTCTGGGCGGCCGCGGTCACGTCGATCGCCCGATCGCCGCCGGTCCATTTGGTCATCTCGCCGCCGCCCAGGCCGGCGATTTGTGCGTCCAGATAGATCCGCTCCAGGCTCGTCGCGTAGCAGCGGCGCGAGGCCATGGCGGCGTAGACATTCTGCCGCGTCAGGCTCGGGCAGCGCACTGCCGTCATGCCCGGCAGGCGGTCGATGTGGCCGGGCTCGAAGCCCCCGCCGGCGGGCATGGTTGCGTGCGTGTCGGTGCCGCCGACGAACCCCACGCGCAGCCCGCGGGCCAGGAAGTCCTGCACGTAGCTGGGACCGGGATTCACATCCTTGAGCGCGTTGGGGTTGCCGCGATATTCACTGGTGCCCCACTTGGAATGAATCTCCACCACCGGCATCGCGTCGGGGCCCGGATAGATCGCGTCGGGGATCTCGCCGTGCTTGCCGCTGCGCGTGGTGTGGTGCGGCACGACGATGGCCTGCCCGGCCCCGAGCTTCTCTTCGAGCTTGCCCGCCAGCGTGAGCAGGTTGCCCTCGTCGTGCTGGTCGATGAACATCTCCGGCCAGCGCGTCATGTAGACGTTGGCGTCGCCGCCGGCCCCGCCGACCAGCGAGGCCTCGTACGCCGGCAGCGTCACGAACTCCGGCGGATCATCGTGCGCCTCGCAGGCGAGCATCTGCTGCTTGAAGCGTGCGAACTCGCAGCGCCCGTTCGAGACGTGGTCAGCTACGGCCATCCAGTCCAGCCCGCTGACGTACCGCCCTGCCGCATAGCCGAAATCCAGTGAGCGGCACTTGTCGGGGTGGCACTGGCTCAACACGCTATGCACGTGCGGGTCGCCCCAGAAGATCTCGTGGCAGTCCGCCGCGGTACACAAGGTCGGGTTGCTGTAAAAGACCTGCCCGCCCAGGTCTGCCCGGAGTCGCGAGAAGCCCTCGGCGGCCGTCAGCGCCTCCACCATCGCTACGGAAGGCTGACCTCGCTGGAAGGCGATCTCCGCCAGCAGTTGGCCGCCCTGGTCCGTCAGCTTGACGCCGGCGCACTGCACGCTGGGGTACCCCAACTCGTCAAGCACCGCAACGCACGCGCGGAACGCCCGCCCCGGTCGCGTGATGGTTGGAATCGCAATAGAGACCTTCGCCGGCGCCCCCCCCGGGGCCTCCAGCGCCAGCACGCGCTGATCATATTGAGGAGGAAAGATGACACTCATTCCCACAATATACTCCTTCTCACGGCCCCCATGCCAGCGCGGGCCGCCAGCAGCGTCAAATAGTCTATTGAATCAGACACCCAATATCTAGGGTCGGAGTACCCGAATGCTTCAATATATGGGCATCGATCCAGACAGAGTCAAATAGCCGTCAAATGAAACGTGGCCTGTCCCAATAGTCACTTAAGCCCAAAACGGTACATAACTTGCATGTCGCTTCGATTCGCTTTCGGGGTTATGGGCTCGGATCACGCCGGCTTCGATGGCATCGCTGATAATCCTTGAAACCTGTGCGCTGTTCTGCTTTTCGATTCCGAACCGTTCCCGCAACGTACTGTTGTTCATCCTTTTCCGCTGAACGTGCTGCAAGCAGGCATGTAGATAGCAGGCTCGAATACGGTCCGTCTTGTCCATACTGGCGAAGGGTCTATGTGCAAACAGGATCGCTCGGGTATGCCCACCTACTGCTTCAAACAGAGGAGCGGGCAATTGATAGAATTCGGTCTGAAAGACGACCTTGTCCACTCCGCTGCCGCGTTCCTCGCAGATGCCTGCTCGCCGTAAGAACGAAGCCAGCGCCTCATTCCGGGACCGCGGCGGAGTGTCCAGGAATCGCTCGGGGTCCATCAAGGGTTCTCCAGGATTAGTGATTTCCAGACGCCCGTCAAATACTTCGACCATCGGACCGGCCCCGTTGACCGTAAAATCCTGATGGATGATCACGTTGGCCACTAACTCGCGAATGGCCAATTCTGGATATATCGGAACTGCCTTGCGAAGTGCGTCCCCAATTACCTCGTTCTCTGGCAAGATGCCCTTCAGGAATCCAATCAATCCTTCGAACCCGGCGGCATAACCCTTACGCCCCTGATGCTCCCGCTTTGTCCGGATCCGTCCGTCTCCTTCATACTCTACAACGCGCACCGCTTTTCGGGCCAAACGCTGAAACTTGGACAGATCGGAGGCGAACAGCACCGCCCCCAGATTCAGAATGTCCCACTGACCACCCTCTCGGGCCTCGATCATGTGGTCGTCTACAAGACGGGCCAAGATCCCGTCGCGGGTTTCCGGCAACGGCACATTGAGCAGCGTGAAATAAGCGGGATAATCCAGCAGCGTCAGCACGTCCGCGCCGCTCACGCGCTCGGCCGCCACTTGCTGCTCAAACGGCGTGATATCGAAAATCCGTCACAGCTCGCGTTCCTTTTCCGGAAAATCCTTCAGCTTTTTCTTGTAAGATCCGATCCGAACGTATTCCACGCCTTGAAACTGCACCGGCTGGTGTGCTGCGCAAGGAATCTCGATCATTGAAATGCTCTTGCCATCCGTCTCGAATTCCACCAGACGCAAATGAATCCGAGGGCTCAACAGCCGAATAAGCCAGTTTTCCAGTTCCTCATTGCCCTTCTTCGCCAGTGTCGGCCGAAAACTCGTCCCCACCAATTCATGCGTCCCGTCGGACACGCCCCACATAAGATAGGCATTAGTCTTTCCCCACAGTGCCGCCGAATTGGCAAGCGCCGAAATGTATTCGCCGATGTCTTCCGGGTTGGCATTGTCGCACTTGAATTCAACCCATTCCGTTTCCTTAGGGAGTTGGCCCAGTTCATGCGCGAGACCGGCCAAATATTCCGGGCTGTCATTCCGCACCATCAAGCACCTCCACGACGAGTAGAGGCTCGTCATCCCCCAGCATCGGAGGCATCTTCGCGCTGGTCATAGCGTTTCCCTTTCTTTGGGAGTCGACTGCCTGCCCCACAAACAGGACCTCAGAATTTGACAGTTATTTTCATCGGCTGTCAAACGTTCTGTTTGACGATACCTCAAGCGATGCTTGTTTTGGACTGGACGTCGCGTTTCTTGACGCCGCAGCCTAGCGAACGGTGGCGATTTTGAAAAAGGTAAGCCCAAGCGGCTGGACTTGGGCGGTCATTGGAGGGAGGGTAGAACGGGAGTTCTGATAGCCTGGGCCATCACGTCGGCCAAGTGTGCCTGATCGACATTGCCCACCGCGCAGTAGGTGTATTCCCCCACCCCGCAGGCGAGCATGTTGGTGCCTTTGGCCGAGCTGCTGCGGGCGGTGCGGCCGTCAATTCGGACCGATCCGCCCATCCCCAGCGTCTCGACCTTGTCAGGAACCACTACCAGCGAGACCGGTCCCTGGGCCGTCTTGAGCACGAAGCAGCCCACGGCGCGGCCTCGGAACTTCTGGGTGCAGCAGCACGCGACTTCGCCGCCGCCGCAGGGGGCGCTGAGCGAACAACCGGTCTTGTCCTTGAGAAATGCCTCCATCTCCTGCGCGTTGCCGCAATGGACATTGCTGCCGCCGTGCGTCATGGCCTGCACGTTCTGGCGGTGGATCTCCACCAGCGCCGCCTGGGCGGCCGACGCGTCGGCAGGCCAAAGCATCGCCGCGCCCGCCACCACCAGCACCATCGCCGCGGCCGCCAGCGACGCATACCGCCACAGATGCGGAAAACGCATCACTCGCCGCCCTGGTTCCGTCAGAGGCGGGGCTTGCCCCGCGCATTGCTGGCTCACCCCAACGGTCTGCCTGCGAATCCGCGCCGCCAGTTCTGCCGGTGCATGCACACCCTCATGCGCCGCCCGCAGCCGCGCCCGCAACGACCGCATTCCCGCCAGCGCCTCGCGGCACTGCGAGCATGCGCCGAGGTGCCCGGCATGGGCGGCCTCGTTCAGCAGGGCCTCTTCGAATTGTTCAGCCGTCAGGTGCATCGTCGTTTCCCCGGCCCCAGGCCAAGCTCGTTGGCGTGGGCCTCGAGTTTCGTTTTCAGAACCGCCCGCGCCCGGTGCGTGCGGCTCTTGATCGTCCCGACCGCCACGTCCAGGACCGCCGCGACCTCGTCCTGGCCAAGCCCCTCGACGTCGCTCAGGAACAGGCACAACCGCTGGTCGTCGCTCAACTGCCGCATGGCCGTGATCACCTGCGCGTCGGAGAAATTCTCCAGCAGGTCCTGCGCGTCGGTCCAGGTGGTCGCGGGCGGCTCTTCCGCGGCCGCGACCAATTGCTCGTCCAGGCAGACGCCCTCTCCGGCCACCCGCCGATGCCGCAGCAGGTCGATCCAGCAGTTTCGCAGAATGCGGGTCAGCCACGCGCGGCAGCTCGTGCCGACGGTGAATCCTTTGAAGTTTTCAAACGCCTTGAGAAAGGTCGCCTGCGTCAGGTCCTCTGCCGTTGCGGGGTCGTGGCACAGCGCCGCCGCGGCGCGGTACACCGCGTCGAGCCAAGGCAGGGCGATCGTCTCAAAGTCTTTCGTTTCGGCCATCCAGCGCAGCGCTTTCCGCCATCA
This window harbors:
- a CDS encoding ATP-binding protein; the protein is MAAERVSGADVLTLLDYPAYFTLLNVPLPETRDGILARLVDDHMIEAREGGQWDILNLGAVLFASDLSKFQRLARKAVRVVEYEGDGRIRTKREHQGRKGYAAGFEGLIGFLKGILPENEVIGDALRKAVPIYPELAIRELVANVIIHQDFTVNGAGPMVEVFDGRLEITNPGEPLMDPERFLDTPPRSRNEALASFLRRAGICEERGSGVDKVVFQTEFYQLPAPLFEAVGGHTRAILFAHRPFASMDKTDRIRACYLHACLQHVQRKRMNNSTLRERFGIEKQNSAQVSRIISDAIEAGVIRAHNPESESKRHASYVPFWA
- a CDS encoding ATP-binding protein; amino-acid sequence: MVRNDSPEYLAGLAHELGQLPKETEWVEFKCDNANPEDIGEYISALANSAALWGKTNAYLMWGVSDGTHELVGTSFRPTLAKKGNEELENWLIRLLSPRIHLRLVEFETDGKSISMIEIPCAAHQPVQFQGVEYVRIGSYKKKLKDFPEKEREL
- a CDS encoding sigma-70 family RNA polymerase sigma factor, which produces MAETKDFETIALPWLDAVYRAAAALCHDPATAEDLTQATFLKAFENFKGFTVGTSCRAWLTRILRNCWIDLLRHRRVAGEGVCLDEQLVAAAEEPPATTWTDAQDLLENFSDAQVITAMRQLSDDQRLCLFLSDVEGLGQDEVAAVLDVAVGTIKSRTHRARAVLKTKLEAHANELGLGPGKRRCT